One window of the Paenibacillus beijingensis genome contains the following:
- a CDS encoding MFS transporter, giving the protein MNEVTSESQLQMAAYAKKKERKIGLRWSLAFVFFIIGLIAYMDRANISIVAKPMMDALSMNKVEFGLLSSLFYLGYCFAQIPGGMLAEKYGARNMITIAITVWSAFTALTAAATSYVSLCVVRFLFGVGEGPMFPGNAVFNSYWFQKQEKGRAASALLSGSFFGPVVAPALAVGIMTIFGWQGVFYIFAIAGIVIGLVWYFVGRDKPENHPWITEQEKALILENRSVAGSGTKKRAPWKLYLKNVRFWAIGMQYLVVLYMQIFFLTWLPTYLIEARGFSLKEMGFAASFPWLALCLTTLAGGAVSDLILKKTNSRRKARGHLAVIGFIFFVIGLYLAAYATDPWMNVLWLTLSLGALGLPFVASWALANDLGKEFSGSVSGWMNVWGSIGGVTSPIICGWFAQELGWNATLIINIIPIGFAILLWFVIKPDRPLVPENN; this is encoded by the coding sequence ATGAATGAAGTAACATCCGAATCACAGTTGCAAATGGCAGCATACGCAAAGAAAAAAGAAAGGAAAATAGGCTTGCGTTGGAGTTTGGCTTTTGTCTTCTTCATCATCGGCTTGATCGCTTATATGGATCGAGCCAATATTTCGATTGTGGCTAAACCAATGATGGATGCGTTAAGTATGAATAAGGTTGAATTCGGACTTCTATCTTCATTGTTCTACTTAGGCTATTGTTTTGCGCAAATACCCGGGGGAATGCTTGCAGAGAAATACGGAGCCAGGAACATGATCACCATTGCGATTACCGTGTGGTCGGCGTTTACGGCACTTACAGCAGCAGCAACTTCTTACGTCTCATTATGCGTGGTGAGGTTTTTGTTTGGAGTTGGTGAGGGGCCAATGTTTCCCGGAAATGCGGTCTTCAATTCATACTGGTTTCAAAAACAAGAAAAAGGGCGGGCAGCGAGTGCATTATTGTCGGGTTCCTTCTTCGGTCCTGTCGTTGCACCGGCCTTAGCAGTTGGAATCATGACGATTTTTGGATGGCAAGGTGTTTTCTACATTTTTGCTATTGCGGGAATTGTCATTGGTTTGGTTTGGTATTTCGTAGGACGCGATAAACCGGAAAATCATCCTTGGATTACAGAACAAGAAAAAGCTCTCATCTTGGAAAACAGAAGTGTTGCAGGTTCCGGTACCAAAAAAAGAGCGCCTTGGAAGCTGTATTTAAAGAACGTACGATTTTGGGCAATTGGCATGCAATACCTTGTCGTTCTGTACATGCAAATTTTCTTTTTAACATGGTTGCCTACTTATTTGATCGAAGCACGAGGCTTTTCTCTGAAAGAAATGGGATTCGCCGCAAGTTTCCCTTGGCTGGCGCTTTGTCTCACGACCCTTGCCGGAGGCGCGGTTTCGGACCTCATTCTGAAAAAAACGAACTCTCGTCGGAAGGCTCGCGGCCACCTGGCGGTCATCGGATTTATATTTTTCGTAATAGGGCTGTATTTAGCAGCTTATGCTACCGATCCATGGATGAACGTTCTTTGGCTCACTTTATCGCTAGGCGCACTCGGACTTCCGTTTGTCGCTTCATGGGCACTTGCGAATGACCTGGGAAAAGAATTCTCAGGGTCTGTCAGCGGTTGGATGAATGTGTGGGGAAGCATCGGCGGTGTTACTTCACCCATTATTTGCGGATGGTTTGCACAAGAATTGGGTTGGAATGCGACTCTAATCATTAATATCATACCCATTGGATTTGCTATTTTGTTATGGTTTGTGATTAAACCTGACCGACCGTTAGTTCCTGAAAACAATTAA
- the murQ gene encoding N-acetylmuramic acid 6-phosphate etherase, with product MNLSTDHLTSEQQNERTRHIDKMSAEQILRLINAEDRLVPGAVEACIPDIALAVEAVVRSFKMGGRLLYFGAGTSGRLGILDASECPPTYGTDPDQVVGVIAGGERAIRHPVEGYEDSEELGRSEADDMNVGPIDVVVGIAASGRTPYVIGVMKRARELGATVVGISNNSPSAMDEAASIMIEAVVGPEVVLGSTRMKAGTAQKLILNMLTTASMILSGKVYDNLMVDMQSSNQKLVDRGKRLISLATGADEDTIETAYRESDAHVKTAIVMILLGVGAEEARSLLRQADGFVRKAIELYRSPA from the coding sequence TTGAATTTATCGACCGATCATTTGACGTCCGAGCAGCAGAATGAACGGACCCGCCATATCGATAAGATGTCCGCTGAACAAATATTAAGGCTGATTAACGCCGAAGACCGTCTCGTTCCGGGCGCCGTTGAAGCGTGCATTCCGGACATCGCCCTCGCCGTTGAAGCGGTCGTCCGCAGCTTCAAGATGGGCGGGCGCCTGCTTTATTTCGGCGCGGGAACGAGCGGACGGCTCGGAATATTGGACGCCTCGGAATGCCCGCCCACGTACGGTACCGATCCGGACCAGGTGGTGGGCGTTATCGCCGGCGGAGAACGCGCCATCCGGCATCCCGTCGAAGGGTACGAAGACAGCGAGGAGCTGGGGCGGTCGGAAGCCGACGATATGAACGTCGGGCCGATCGACGTCGTCGTCGGCATCGCGGCAAGCGGCCGGACGCCTTACGTGATCGGCGTCATGAAGCGGGCGCGCGAGCTCGGTGCCACCGTGGTCGGCATCAGCAACAACTCCCCTTCCGCAATGGACGAAGCCGCTTCCATCATGATCGAAGCGGTCGTCGGGCCCGAGGTCGTACTGGGCTCCACCCGCATGAAAGCCGGTACCGCGCAAAAGCTTATCCTTAACATGCTCACCACCGCTTCCATGATTTTGAGCGGCAAAGTATACGACAATCTGATGGTCGATATGCAGTCCTCCAACCAAAAGCTTGTCGATCGCGGCAAACGGCTCATTTCGCTGGCAACCGGAGCCGACGAGGACACGATCGAGACGGCGTACCGGGAGTCGGACGCCCACGTTAAAACGGCGATCGTTATGATCTTGCTCGGCGTCGGCGCCGAAGAAGCCCGCAGCCTGCTGCGGCAGGCGGACGGTTTCGTCCGCAAAGCGATCGAGCTGTACCGTTCGCCGGCTTGA
- a CDS encoding CGNR zinc finger domain-containing protein: MAVPEKFRFVSNSLSLNLVNTEENRRGKRHDLLVTEQQVDDWLEHMFSEQVMHTEQFSQRNHFSQESVSALRELRGLLRKGFQDIADGQQADEQWIHSLESYIHHAPFTFAIKENKLLPIPCGPDVNALLSLVAYDALELLAGGKLATLHRCSNPKCLWMYLDATGKRKWCSMKICGNRMKVARHQLRS, translated from the coding sequence ATGGCCGTTCCAGAAAAATTCCGGTTTGTTTCAAACTCCTTATCTTTGAATTTGGTTAATACAGAAGAGAATCGCAGAGGAAAAAGGCATGATCTGCTTGTGACCGAGCAGCAAGTTGATGATTGGCTTGAGCACATGTTCTCCGAGCAAGTCATGCATACCGAACAATTTTCACAACGAAACCATTTCTCACAAGAATCCGTGTCCGCCCTTAGAGAACTTAGAGGACTGCTGCGAAAGGGATTTCAGGACATCGCGGACGGGCAGCAAGCAGACGAGCAGTGGATTCACTCCTTGGAGAGCTATATCCATCATGCTCCGTTCACCTTTGCGATTAAGGAAAATAAGCTTTTACCCATACCCTGCGGACCGGATGTAAACGCGCTTCTCTCCCTTGTTGCTTATGACGCACTGGAATTGCTGGCGGGTGGCAAGCTTGCCACACTTCACAGATGCTCCAATCCAAAATGTTTATGGATGTACTTGGATGCGACGGGAAAACGAAAGTGGTGCTCGATGAAAATATGCGGGAACCGTATGAAAGTCGCACGCCACCAGCTTCGCTCTTAA
- a CDS encoding MurR/RpiR family transcriptional regulator encodes MNGGLVRLREIMNDITPSERKVADYILANPQDLVTMSVAELSWHSGGSQAAVIRLCKSAGFKGYQELKLKVAGDLQQQGEGGGYQEINPTDSIERIIENVSNNNIQSIRDTLKILNPDHITKAVEALLRASRIYFYGIGASNLIAVDAQHKFMRINKTSFSFDDPHMQLVSSVMLSKDDVVVGISYSGESVTTLECVRKARELGATTITITRYGNTSLSQLADIPLFISSTENEIRSGATSSRITQLNVIDILYLCVASREYDKSVAYLEKSRSIVKRLR; translated from the coding sequence ATGAACGGTGGACTAGTGAGATTAAGGGAGATCATGAACGACATAACGCCTTCCGAGCGGAAGGTTGCGGATTATATTCTCGCTAACCCGCAAGATCTGGTGACCATGTCGGTGGCCGAGCTTTCCTGGCACAGCGGGGGCAGCCAGGCCGCCGTTATCCGTCTTTGCAAGTCGGCGGGGTTCAAAGGGTATCAGGAGCTGAAGCTTAAGGTTGCCGGCGATCTGCAGCAGCAGGGCGAGGGCGGAGGCTACCAGGAAATCAATCCGACCGATTCGATCGAGCGGATTATTGAAAATGTTTCCAACAACAATATTCAATCGATTCGCGACACGCTGAAAATATTAAATCCCGACCATATTACAAAAGCGGTTGAAGCGCTGCTGCGCGCAAGCCGCATTTACTTTTACGGCATCGGGGCTTCCAACCTGATCGCGGTCGACGCACAGCATAAATTTATGCGCATCAATAAGACAAGCTTCTCGTTCGACGATCCGCATATGCAGCTCGTGTCGTCGGTCATGCTGTCGAAGGACGATGTCGTCGTCGGCATCTCTTATTCGGGCGAGAGCGTCACGACGCTGGAATGCGTGCGCAAAGCGCGGGAGCTCGGGGCAACGACGATCACGATTACCCGTTACGGCAACACGTCGCTCAGCCAGCTGGCGGACATTCCGCTCTTTATTTCATCGACGGAAAACGAGATCCGCAGCGGCGCCACCTCATCCCGCATTACGCAGCTCAATGTGATCGATATTTTGTATCTATGCGTAGCCAGCCGCGAGTACGACAAGTCGGTCGCGTATTTGGAAAAAAGCCGCAGCATCGTCAAACGGCTGCGGTAG
- a CDS encoding BadF/BadG/BcrA/BcrD ATPase family protein: MQYVLGFDGGGTKTEVIAVDLQGRELLSLRGGASNQTAVTFGTAMLQLSKLLDEVPLDPLQCRGISLGLAGIYTEEEHNRVYGYLSDYFNSSGKRPVPLYVTGDAEIALAAGLGVNEGIIAIAGTGAIVYGFSPSGKRYRAGGWGHILGDKGSGYEIGLNTLQAVMLSFDGAEPPTALTEAVLTFSGIGSPAELRSIIYESHVTKRHIADYARLCIDAAAAGDAAAVRIIRGAAEDLVRLSAAVCGREEWFLRSRIAATGSIFTHSALFMDTFCEKMRELTPQISIVQSERKAAYGAALLALQKFV; encoded by the coding sequence ATGCAGTATGTACTGGGCTTTGACGGAGGCGGCACGAAAACCGAGGTTATCGCAGTCGACCTGCAGGGCCGGGAGCTGCTCAGCCTGCGGGGCGGAGCAAGCAATCAGACAGCGGTCACCTTCGGGACGGCGATGCTTCAGCTGTCCAAGCTGCTGGACGAAGTGCCGCTCGATCCTCTTCAGTGCCGGGGCATTAGTCTCGGGCTGGCGGGCATTTATACGGAGGAAGAGCATAACCGGGTTTACGGCTACTTGTCCGATTATTTCAACAGCAGCGGTAAACGTCCCGTTCCGCTCTATGTGACGGGCGATGCGGAAATTGCGCTCGCAGCCGGACTTGGTGTAAATGAAGGCATTATTGCCATTGCCGGCACCGGCGCAATCGTCTACGGATTTTCGCCTTCGGGGAAGCGGTATCGCGCCGGCGGATGGGGCCATATTCTCGGCGATAAAGGAAGCGGATATGAAATCGGCCTGAACACGTTGCAGGCGGTAATGCTCAGCTTCGACGGCGCCGAGCCGCCGACCGCGCTGACGGAGGCGGTGCTTACATTCAGCGGAATCGGCTCGCCCGCCGAGCTGCGCTCGATTATATATGAGTCTCATGTTACAAAGCGGCATATCGCCGACTACGCGCGGCTGTGCATCGATGCCGCCGCTGCGGGAGACGCCGCCGCCGTCCGGATTATCCGCGGGGCCGCCGAGGATCTTGTGCGCCTGAGCGCAGCGGTGTGCGGGCGGGAAGAATGGTTCTTGCGGTCGCGGATCGCGGCGACAGGCTCTATTTTTACACACTCGGCCTTGTTTATGGATACGTTCTGCGAGAAGATGCGCGAGCTGACGCCGCAGATTTCCATCGTACAATCGGAGCGAAAGGCGGCTTACGGAGCGGCCCTGCTTGCCCTGCAAAAGTTCGTTTGA
- a CDS encoding serine hydrolase domain-containing protein, which yields MHERIELPVRDRPEATGQEVAAAGTVLYRMWEPIREAVAGGLIPGASAAVLWRGSRLRYAAGLAVDTPDLTVPVQLDTIYDCASLTKVAVTLPLILMLAGEGKLGLDDPVAVYFPEFDTADKREMTIRQLLAHTSGFQASADFHTKPWTIRGIVSHLASQPLVYKPGAGCIYSDMGYILLGELAAKITGMPLDAAARQLLFEPLGMGESGYSPPEALRERIAATEYSAEIGGWWRGIVHDENARAMGGVSGHAGLFSTASDLLRYAALWLDGTERQGRMPDPPETLPAGLQGRMPDPPETLPAGLQGRMPDPPETLPAGLQEHLPDQAEALPAGRPVQLLPGRMIDEALQTQTPPLPEVNRGLGWVLKGDRADITGTLSTPRSFGHTGFTGTSLMIDPGRELAVVLLTGRVHYGRDRNIGKLRRDLHDAVTEALMTEEARQLLRN from the coding sequence ATGCATGAGAGAATCGAACTGCCTGTCCGCGATCGGCCGGAGGCGACGGGGCAGGAAGTTGCCGCAGCCGGCACCGTCTTGTACCGGATGTGGGAGCCGATTCGCGAAGCGGTAGCGGGCGGGCTGATCCCCGGGGCTTCGGCGGCGGTGCTGTGGCGCGGAAGCCGGCTCCGCTATGCGGCAGGGCTGGCGGTCGATACGCCGGACCTGACAGTTCCCGTGCAGCTGGACACGATCTATGACTGCGCATCTTTGACCAAAGTGGCGGTGACGCTGCCGCTCATCCTGATGCTTGCAGGCGAAGGGAAGCTCGGCCTGGACGACCCGGTCGCCGTTTATTTCCCGGAATTCGATACGGCGGATAAGCGGGAGATGACGATCCGGCAGCTGCTTGCCCACACTTCGGGATTTCAGGCGAGTGCCGATTTTCATACGAAGCCGTGGACGATCCGGGGGATCGTCTCTCATCTGGCAAGCCAGCCGCTTGTGTATAAGCCCGGAGCGGGCTGCATTTACAGCGATATGGGTTACATATTGCTGGGCGAGCTGGCAGCCAAGATCACCGGAATGCCGCTGGACGCCGCGGCCCGGCAGCTGTTATTTGAGCCGCTCGGAATGGGTGAAAGCGGGTACTCTCCGCCGGAAGCGCTGCGCGAGCGCATCGCCGCCACCGAGTATTCCGCCGAAATAGGCGGCTGGTGGCGCGGCATCGTGCACGACGAGAACGCACGGGCGATGGGCGGCGTCTCGGGCCATGCAGGATTGTTCTCGACGGCGTCGGATTTGCTGCGTTACGCCGCGCTGTGGCTGGACGGGACCGAACGCCAAGGGCGCATGCCCGATCCGCCGGAGACGTTGCCGGCCGGACTCCAAGGGCGCATGCCCGATCCGCCGGAGACGTTGCCGGCCGGACTCCAAGGGCGCATGCCCGATCCGCCGGAGACGCTGCCGGCAGGACTCCAAGAACACCTGCCTGATCAGGCAGAGGCGCTGCCGGCCGGACGCCCGGTGCAGCTGCTGCCCGGGCGGATGATAGATGAGGCTCTTCAGACCCAGACGCCGCCGCTTCCAGAGGTAAACCGCGGGCTCGGCTGGGTGCTGAAAGGCGACCGTGCGGATATAACGGGAACGTTATCGACTCCGCGGTCGTTCGGCCATACCGGTTTTACGGGGACGAGTTTGATGATCGATCCCGGACGCGAGCTGGCTGTTGTGCTGCTCACGGGCCGCGTCCATTACGGACGCGACCGCAATATCGGCAAGCTGCGCCGCGATTTGCACGATGCCGTCACGGAAGCGCTGATGACGGAGGAAGCGCGGCAATTGCTTCGGAATTAA
- a CDS encoding exo-beta-N-acetylmuramidase NamZ domain-containing protein, translating into MNRSGVRGLASGAMTGADRLLSVGRELLQGKRFALLTNPTGINAELRSTIELCRQVEGAQLAAFFACEHGLRNERQAGVRFEDEDDPVTGLPVYSLYGSRYKPAPYMLRGIDALVVDIQDLGVRFYTYLTTLVYVMEACAAAGVEVIVLDRPNPLGGYRIEGGFLQEGFHSMVGAWRMPAATGMTIGEFARLVSAEMDVPCKLQVVALQGWDRSMEYGDTGLPWMMPSPNIPTIDTVRVYTGTCLLEGTNISEGRGTTRPFETVGAPWMDNAKVCRVMSEMDLPGVRFHSVTYTPTFSKYAGELCRGLMIYVTDKSAFRSAETGLRLLHAMIDLHPSEFKWRGANEDGLPFIDILTGSDTVRRTLAEPGAVDRILQSWREDAESWKQIRGPYLLYGDETSRHAGSDGKEASHHA; encoded by the coding sequence ATGAATCGTAGCGGGGTGAGGGGATTGGCAAGCGGCGCGATGACCGGAGCGGACCGGCTGCTGTCGGTTGGCCGGGAACTGCTTCAGGGCAAACGTTTTGCCCTATTGACGAATCCGACCGGGATCAATGCGGAGCTCAGGTCCACCATCGAGCTGTGCCGCCAAGTGGAAGGGGCGCAGCTGGCAGCCTTTTTCGCTTGCGAGCATGGGCTTCGCAATGAACGTCAGGCCGGCGTCAGGTTCGAGGACGAGGACGACCCGGTAACGGGGCTGCCGGTATACAGTCTGTACGGCAGCCGTTATAAGCCGGCGCCTTATATGCTGCGCGGCATCGATGCCTTAGTGGTGGACATCCAAGATCTTGGCGTACGATTTTACACTTATTTGACCACTTTGGTTTATGTGATGGAAGCATGCGCCGCGGCCGGGGTGGAAGTGATTGTTCTGGACCGTCCGAACCCGCTTGGCGGGTACCGGATCGAAGGCGGCTTTTTGCAGGAAGGGTTTCACTCGATGGTCGGCGCGTGGCGGATGCCGGCGGCTACGGGAATGACGATCGGCGAATTTGCGAGGCTGGTGAGCGCGGAAATGGACGTTCCTTGCAAGCTGCAGGTCGTGGCGCTTCAAGGATGGGACCGTTCCATGGAATACGGCGATACGGGTCTGCCCTGGATGATGCCGTCGCCGAATATTCCGACGATCGACACTGTCCGCGTTTATACCGGAACGTGTTTGCTGGAAGGGACGAACATTTCGGAAGGGCGAGGGACGACGCGTCCGTTCGAGACAGTCGGCGCGCCTTGGATGGACAACGCCAAAGTATGCCGCGTCATGAGTGAAATGGATCTTCCCGGCGTCCGGTTCCACTCCGTCACCTATACGCCCACGTTTAGCAAATATGCCGGGGAGCTGTGCCGCGGCCTGATGATTTACGTGACGGACAAATCGGCCTTCCGCAGCGCGGAAACCGGGCTTCGGCTGCTGCACGCGATGATCGATTTGCATCCGTCGGAGTTTAAATGGCGGGGTGCAAATGAAGACGGCCTTCCGTTCATCGATATTTTGACCGGCAGCGATACCGTCCGCAGGACGCTCGCGGAACCGGGAGCCGTGGACCGCATCCTGCAGTCCTGGCGGGAAGACGCCGAGAGCTGGAAGCAAATCCGGGGGCCTTACCTGCTGTACGGGGACGAAACGTCTCGTCATGCCGGGAGCGATGGGAAGGAAGCGTCCCATCATGCATGA
- a CDS encoding carbohydrate ABC transporter permease, producing the protein MKFVALKRSVLYVFAVGYAVIALFPMLLMVVSSFRPNVEILTKPLSLPTKWSIASFETLFVQLNYASYIKNSVVVSAVTLVLLLLFSIMASYYIARFPFKWNGPLFFYFLIGMMLPLKLGLVPLFMLIKQLNLMNTLWSIILIQIGAGIPMTLLILTGFFRTLPKELEEAARIDGAGDMGMLLRVLAPLMKPAIGTVTIINFIAVWNDFFFPMIFIRDEAKKTIPVGMLKLFSEFTTDWSVLFAGLTMSSLPILIIFFFASRQFMDGITSGAVK; encoded by the coding sequence ATGAAATTCGTTGCACTCAAACGGAGCGTGCTGTATGTTTTTGCCGTCGGATATGCCGTCATTGCGCTCTTTCCGATGCTGCTGATGGTCGTTTCCTCGTTCAGGCCGAACGTGGAAATTTTGACGAAGCCGCTGTCGCTGCCGACCAAATGGAGCATCGCCTCCTTTGAGACACTGTTCGTGCAGCTCAATTACGCTTCCTATATTAAGAACAGCGTCGTCGTGAGCGCCGTTACGCTTGTGCTGCTGCTGCTGTTCAGCATCATGGCGTCCTATTATATCGCCCGTTTCCCGTTTAAGTGGAACGGCCCGCTGTTCTTTTATTTTCTGATCGGCATGATGCTGCCGCTTAAGCTCGGGCTCGTCCCCCTGTTTATGCTGATCAAGCAGCTGAATCTGATGAACACGTTATGGTCGATTATTTTGATCCAGATCGGTGCGGGCATTCCGATGACGCTGCTTATTTTGACCGGATTTTTCCGGACGCTCCCGAAAGAGCTGGAGGAAGCGGCGCGCATCGACGGAGCCGGCGATATGGGAATGCTGCTGCGGGTGCTCGCTCCGCTCATGAAGCCGGCCATCGGCACGGTCACGATCATTAATTTTATCGCGGTATGGAACGACTTTTTCTTCCCGATGATCTTCATTCGCGACGAAGCGAAAAAAACGATTCCCGTCGGCATGCTGAAGCTGTTCAGCGAATTTACGACGGATTGGAGCGTGCTGTTCGCCGGACTTACGATGTCGTCTCTGCCGATCTTAATAATATTCTTCTTCGCTTCCCGTCAATTTATGGACGGCATTACTTCCGGTGCGGTAAAATAA
- a CDS encoding carbohydrate ABC transporter permease, with protein sequence MEQAQHARLKRRKKPLRSQFIHLFPVPAVAVYTLFVVYPIFAAFTYSLFDWNGLVMGKFNNFANFRRLFTQEPFNHTFWNALQHNVFYFITEMIVQNVIAFVLAYIIFRKVKGAQFFKIAYFLPRLLSIIIVGFMWKLILNPNMGVLNIFLKKVGLSSWAHAWLGDPNTALPAVVLVNCWFAIGFFMLILLAGLQAISSEVLEAAKLDGAKGLRLLVSVILPMMFQPLVIVIVMTFIQAFEAFELVFAMQGSQGEPYFSTDLLAVFFYRTAFGGGSGESGSLGIGSAVAVVMFAIIAAISAVFMTYVNRKQAE encoded by the coding sequence TTGGAACAAGCGCAGCACGCACGGCTGAAGCGGCGCAAAAAGCCGCTGCGCAGCCAGTTCATTCACCTGTTTCCGGTTCCCGCCGTCGCGGTTTATACACTGTTTGTCGTTTACCCGATTTTTGCGGCGTTTACGTACAGCCTGTTTGACTGGAACGGCCTCGTTATGGGCAAGTTCAACAACTTCGCCAACTTCCGCAGGCTGTTTACGCAGGAGCCGTTCAACCATACGTTCTGGAACGCGCTACAGCACAACGTCTTTTATTTCATCACCGAGATGATCGTGCAAAATGTGATCGCGTTCGTGCTGGCGTATATCATTTTCCGCAAGGTGAAGGGCGCCCAATTTTTCAAGATCGCCTATTTCCTGCCGCGGCTGCTGTCGATCATTATCGTCGGCTTCATGTGGAAGCTCATTTTGAACCCGAATATGGGCGTGCTGAACATTTTTCTGAAAAAAGTCGGGCTCTCCTCATGGGCGCACGCCTGGCTCGGAGATCCGAATACGGCGCTGCCGGCCGTTGTGCTCGTGAACTGCTGGTTTGCGATCGGCTTCTTTATGCTCATTCTGCTTGCCGGGCTGCAGGCGATCTCGTCCGAGGTGCTGGAGGCGGCCAAGCTGGACGGGGCGAAGGGTCTCCGGCTGCTCGTCTCCGTTATTTTGCCGATGATGTTCCAGCCGCTCGTTATCGTCATCGTCATGACGTTTATTCAGGCGTTCGAAGCGTTCGAGCTCGTATTTGCGATGCAGGGCTCGCAGGGCGAACCTTACTTTTCGACCGACTTGCTGGCGGTGTTTTTCTACCGTACCGCGTTTGGCGGAGGCTCGGGGGAATCGGGAAGTCTGGGTATCGGCTCGGCGGTCGCGGTTGTCATGTTTGCCATTATCGCCGCGATATCGGCCGTATTCATGACCTACGTCAACCGCAAGCAAGCGGAATAG
- a CDS encoding ABC transporter substrate-binding protein, which produces MNMKKTSAFAALSFVLLAAGCSSGGSNTESTSGSGTGSGSGTEKVKVTITSWRAQQTETDMYKVIQQELNKVYPDIELDFQAVKATEYNTALSTALQTNTAADIIHLRPYGGGRKVADAGYLEPIDGMKGLDQFTPDQLKAAQGTDGKQYGVPIMLSSTQFLYNKEIFAQNSIQVPKTWDELISDAEALKKKNVTPLAFGSKEGWVLSLMHGAIAPAFYGTDFPSQFLKGEKKLDSPEYLKSIEAFKSLTPYFPDNFEGLGMDDIRTMFATGQTAMIIDGNFDIAAIQALNPAIDIGVFPVPPATAGGKPTVSTWVDGSFALNKNAKNKDAAKKVLEFMTSKEYGTIILNNAKVPSPIQGLSTDDALIKEISDLSVSSATPYFAVTNLSQGDPTTKTTLENSLQGMFLGKLTPEQVVAEEQKSADTWFKPSGS; this is translated from the coding sequence ATGAATATGAAAAAGACAAGTGCGTTTGCGGCTCTTTCTTTCGTTCTGCTTGCGGCGGGATGCAGCAGCGGAGGTTCTAATACCGAATCGACGTCCGGATCGGGCACAGGCTCGGGTTCGGGTACCGAGAAGGTCAAAGTGACGATCACCTCCTGGCGGGCGCAGCAGACCGAAACGGATATGTACAAAGTCATTCAGCAGGAGCTGAACAAGGTGTACCCGGACATCGAGCTCGATTTCCAGGCGGTCAAGGCGACCGAGTACAATACGGCGCTCAGTACGGCGCTGCAGACGAACACCGCCGCCGACATCATTCATCTTCGTCCTTACGGGGGCGGCCGGAAAGTTGCCGACGCCGGCTATCTCGAGCCGATTGACGGCATGAAGGGCCTGGACCAGTTCACGCCTGATCAGCTGAAGGCGGCCCAAGGCACGGATGGCAAGCAGTACGGCGTTCCGATTATGCTCAGTTCAACGCAATTTTTGTACAATAAAGAGATTTTTGCCCAAAACAGCATTCAGGTTCCGAAAACGTGGGACGAGCTGATCTCCGATGCGGAAGCGCTGAAGAAAAAGAACGTTACGCCGCTTGCTTTCGGCTCCAAGGAAGGCTGGGTGCTGTCGCTGATGCACGGGGCGATTGCGCCGGCGTTCTACGGCACGGACTTTCCGAGCCAGTTTTTGAAAGGGGAGAAAAAGCTCGACAGCCCCGAATATTTGAAATCGATCGAGGCGTTCAAAAGCTTGACGCCGTATTTCCCCGACAACTTCGAGGGACTCGGCATGGATGATATCCGCACGATGTTCGCGACCGGACAAACGGCCATGATTATCGACGGCAACTTTGATATCGCGGCCATTCAGGCGCTGAATCCGGCCATTGATATCGGGGTGTTCCCGGTTCCGCCGGCTACCGCAGGCGGCAAGCCGACCGTCAGCACATGGGTCGACGGCTCCTTCGCCCTGAACAAAAACGCCAAAAACAAAGATGCGGCGAAAAAAGTGCTGGAGTTCATGACGAGCAAGGAATACGGCACGATTATTTTGAACAATGCCAAGGTGCCTTCGCCGATCCAAGGACTTTCTACGGATGACGCTCTCATCAAAGAAATCTCCGATCTTTCCGTAAGCAGCGCGACGCCTTACTTCGCCGTCACCAACTTGAGCCAGGGTGATCCGACGACCAAGACAACGCTCGAAAATTCGCTGCAGGGCATGTTCCTCGGCAAGCTGACTCCCGAGCAGGTTGTGGCAGAGGAGCAAAAAAGCGCCGATACGTGGTTTAAACCATCGGGCAGCTAA